In a single window of the Oncorhynchus nerka isolate Pitt River unplaced genomic scaffold, Oner_Uvic_2.0 unplaced_scaffold_969, whole genome shotgun sequence genome:
- the LOC115127447 gene encoding LOW QUALITY PROTEIN: alpha-2-macroglobulin receptor-associated protein-like (The sequence of the model RefSeq protein was modified relative to this genomic sequence to represent the inferred CDS: inserted 1 base in 1 codon), which translates to MKFGCLCAMLCLAVGAIAGKYSREMNDQKPSVDGKSTVEFRIAKLNQVWEKATRMQLPPVRLSELHSDLKIQEKDELQWKKSKAEGMDENGEREAKLRRGFNVILAKYGMDGKKDTRPLESNNLKDHDIREGDMFDDPRLDKLWSKAKSSGKFSEEEMQSLKXEFQHHKDKISEYNIVMDTVSRTEEIHKNVISPLEGEVKEHVLHQKHTDLKDKMRDLNQGFERLRKLSHEGFSEDSEFKEPRVIELWEMAQRANLTGDELDSLKEELKHFETKVEKHSHYQEQLELSHQKLRHVEALGDNDHILRNQERYNNLAEKTREMGYKMKKHMQDLTSKISRKGLDRNEL; encoded by the exons ATGAAGTTCGGTTGTTTATGCGCGATGTTGTGTCTCGCAGTCGGGGCGATTGCAGGAAAGTATTCTCGAGAAATGAACGATCAGAAACCGTCCGTGGACGGTAAGAGCACGGTGGAATTTAGGATAGCTAAACTCAACCAGGTGTGGGAGAAAGCGACCAGG aTGCAGTTACCCCCAGTGCGTCTCTcagagctccacagtgatctgaaGATCCAGGAGAAAGATGAACTACAGTGGAAGAAGTCTAAGGCAGAAGGGATGgatgagaatggagagagagaggccaagtTACGACGTGGCTTCAAcg tgATCCTGGCTAAGTATGGGATGGATGGGAAGAAGGACACCAGACCTCTAGAATCTAACAACCTGAAGGACCATGACATCAGAGAAGGAGACATGTTTGATGACCCCAGACTGGACAAACTGTGGAGTAag GCTAAGAGTTCTGGTAAGTTCTCAGAGGAGGAGATGCAGAGTCTGA AGGAGTTTCAACACCACAAGGACAAGATCAGCGAGTATAACATCGTCATGGATACCGTCAGCCGCacggagg AGATCCATAAGAATGTGATCTCTCCATTAGAAGGGGAAGTTAAAGAACATGTCCTGCATCAGAAACACACCGACCTGAAGGACAAGATGAG ggatCTGAACCAGGGCTTTGAACGCCTGAGGAAACTCAGCCACGAGGGCTTCAGCGAGGACAGCG agTTTAAAGAGCCCAGGGTGATAGAGCTGTGGGAGATGGCACAGAGAGCCAACCTGACTGGGGATGAACTGGACTcgctcaag GAGGAACTGAAGCACTTTGAGACCAAGGTAGAGAAGCACAGCCACTACCAG gaACAGTTAGAGTTATCCCACCAGAAGCTCAGACATGTAGAAGCTCTAGGAGACAACGACCACATCCTGAGAAACCAGGAGAGATACAATAACCTGGCCGAGAAGACCAGAGAGATGGGATACAAG atgAAGAAGCACATGCAGGATTTAACCAGCAAGATCTCCCGTAAAGGACTGGACCGTAACGAACTGTAA